In Pochonia chlamydosporia 170 chromosome 3, whole genome shotgun sequence, the following are encoded in one genomic region:
- a CDS encoding MAK11-like protein (similar to Verticillium alfalfae VaMs.102 XP_003002445.1), with product MAKRKRQAVNGSEPRVADAAPSKKSKATAPTTKSKPSRSLQPETLQIVVGSYDQVLHGLTATVSNEKAEFADTFLFNAHNSAIRCVAVSPPSAPVPGQTQKVLLASGSTDERINIFNLSAHPPSRKNQDLLAKVAPRPILENPKNRELGTLLHHTSTVTALRFPSRSKLLTASEDSTIAVARTRDWSVLSTIKAPIPQPQGRPSGDTAPFGGTPSGVNDFAIHPSMKLMISVSKGEKCMRLWNLVTGKKAGVLGFSRDMLYEIGEGRHSTGEGRKVVWGNVDGADEFAVGFDRDVVAFGMDSVPKCRVMTGQRTKVHQFTYLTADETSLLAVSTEDGRILFFSTKEDDLSPPEEANGKKGTLPNAKLVGFVGGKPEGVSGRIKDIVVLPSTLNEGVLYLVGASSEGKIRVWTLQAKKLAAAATKGNAAEKPIGKLVGTFESENRITCLTGYVMIPRPEGAEDSEDEVEVVESEEEEDDDSEEDE from the coding sequence atggccaaaagAAAGAGACAAGCCGTCAACGGCAGCGAGCCTAGAGTCGCAGACGCCGCACCGTCCAAAAAATCTAAAGCGACCGCGCCCACAACAAAATCTAAGCCATCCCGATCCCTCCAGCCAGAGACGCTGCAGATCGTGGTAGGATCCTACGACCAAGTCCTCCACGGCTTAACCGCTACGGTGTCCAACGAAAAGGCCGAATTCGCAGATACTTTCCTCTTCAACGCCCACAACTCCGCTATTCGATGCGTAGCTGTATCCCCGCCGTCAGCGCCTGTCCCCGGCCAAACGCAAAAGGTGCTCCTAGCCTCGGGAAGCACAGACGAACGaatcaacatcttcaatctATCAGCACACCCTCCGAGTAGGAAGAACCAAGATCTTCTAGCCAAGGTTGCACCACGGCCGATTCTCGAGAACCCCAAGAACAGAGAACTGGGGACGCTGTTACACCACACGTCAACGGTGACGGCCCTTCGATTTCCGTCGAGATCAAAACTTCTCACCGCGAGTGAAGACTCGACTATTGCGGTTGCTAGGACGAGAGATTGGTCGGTATTGAGTACCATTAAAGCGCCTATTCCACAGCCTCAGGGGAGACCGAGCGGTGATACTGCGCCATTCGGCGGCACACCCTCTGGTGTGAATGACTTTGCTATTCATCCTAGCATGAAGCTGATGATTAGCGTGAGCAAGGGAGAAAAATGCATGCGGCTGTGGAACTTGGTTACGGGAAAGAaggctggcgttttgggtTTCAGCAGGGACATGCTGTATGAGATTGGGGAGGGACGACACTCTACTGGAGAAGGGCGGAAGGTTGTCTGGGGAAATGTGGATGGTGCGGATGAGTTTGCGGTAGGGTTTGACCGCGATGTGGTGGCCTTTGGGATGGACAGCGTGCCCAAGTGTCGCGTTATGACGGGACAAAGAACAAAGGTCCACCAATTTACATATCTTACGGCCGATGAGACGTCATTGTTGGCAGTTTCCACCGAGGACGGAAGGATTCTATTCTTTTCTACAAAGGAGGATGATTTATCACCGCCTGAGGAagccaatggcaagaaagGAACGCTACCTAATGCCAAGTTGGTGGGCTTTGTGGGTGGGAAGCCAGAGGGAGTGTCCGGACGGATAAAAGATATCGTTGTTTTACCAAGCACGCTTAATGAGGGGGTTTTGTACTTGGTCGGAGCAAGTAGCGAGGGCAAAATTCGCGTTTGGACGCTACAAGCAAAGAAgttggctgcggctgctACGAAGGGGAACGCTGCTGAGAAACCGATTGGAAAGTTGGTTGGTACATTTGAGTCGGAGAATCGTATTACGTGCCTAACTGGGTATGTGATGATTCCTAGGCCAGAGGGGGCAGAGGATAgcgaggatgaggttgaggttgtggagagtgaggaggaagaggatgatgatagtgaggaggatgagtAG